From the genome of Streptococcus marmotae, one region includes:
- a CDS encoding IS30 family transposase — protein sequence MQNYYTPKRKQLTLAERRMIERWLQEGFSNREIARRLAKAPQTIHNEVKRGQVRQQVRKGKFEIIYSADFAQEAYQNNRKHSVKQASLTKELKEKILHYIKQKYSPEMMVKAKGIPVSVSTIYYWIHHGHLGLTKDDMLYPRKEKTKKKQASPNFKPAGKSIEERPESINQRENVGDVEIDTVIQTRAKNECLLTLTDRKSRYQIIRLIPDKSASSVNQALKMILREYQINSITADNGPEFSRLADVFDPENIYYAHPYSSWERGTNENHNRLIRRWLPKGSKNATQQQVAFIENWINNYPKKILGYKSPREFLQTG from the coding sequence ATGCAAAACTATTATACACCAAAAAGGAAACAGTTGACACTAGCTGAGCGTAGAATGATTGAACGTTGGCTTCAAGAAGGGTTCTCAAATCGTGAAATCGCTAGGAGATTGGCTAAAGCTCCTCAAACTATTCACAACGAAGTCAAACGTGGTCAGGTTAGACAACAAGTGCGTAAAGGAAAATTTGAAATAATCTACTCAGCTGACTTCGCTCAAGAAGCCTATCAAAACAATCGTAAACATTCTGTGAAGCAGGCTTCCCTAACCAAGGAACTCAAAGAAAAGATTCTGCACTACATCAAACAGAAATACTCTCCTGAGATGATGGTAAAAGCAAAAGGGATACCTGTCTCCGTCTCCACCATTTACTACTGGATTCATCATGGACACTTAGGATTGACCAAGGATGACATGCTCTATCCTCGAAAAGAGAAAACGAAGAAAAAGCAAGCGAGTCCCAACTTTAAGCCGGCTGGAAAATCGATTGAGGAACGGCCTGAAAGCATTAATCAGCGTGAGAATGTTGGTGATGTTGAAATTGATACGGTTATTCAAACACGGGCAAAAAACGAGTGCCTGTTGACTCTAACTGATAGAAAGAGTCGTTATCAAATCATCCGACTTATTCCCGATAAGTCCGCGTCTTCAGTCAATCAAGCTCTGAAAATGATCCTCAGAGAGTATCAAATTAACTCAATCACAGCTGATAACGGGCCTGAATTCAGTCGTTTGGCAGATGTCTTTGATCCTGAGAACATTTATTATGCCCATCCTTATTCCTCTTGGGAGAGAGGAACTAATGAGAATCATAATAGACTCATCAGGCGTTGGTTGCCTAAGGGAAGCAAAAATGCGACGCAACAACAAGTCGCATTTATTGAAAACTGGATTAACAACTATCCAAAGAAGATATTGGGTTACAAATCTCCTAGAGAATTTTTACAGACTGGCTAA
- a CDS encoding PTS ascorbate transporter subunit IIC, which produces MEILKNILNWFSQNILQNPAFFVGLLVLLGYALLKKPGHEVFSGFVKATVGYMILNVAAGGLVTTFRPILAALNFKFNIGAAVIDPYFGLAAANTKIQEMFPDFVKAATTALLIGFGVNILLVAFRKITKVRTLFITGHIMVQQAATISLMVLFLIPQLRNGYGITAIGVICGLYWAVSSNMTVEATQRLTGGGGFAIGHQQQFAIWFVDKVAGKLGNKEENLDNLKLPKFLSIFHDTVVASATLMLVFFGAILLVLGPDVMSNKEVITSGAPFNPAKQDFYMYIIQTAFTFSVYLFILMQGVRMFVTELTNAFQGISSKLLPGSFPAVDVAASYGFGSPNAVLSGFAFGLIGQLITIVLLIVFKNPVLIITGFVPVFFDNAAIAVYADKRGGWKAAVILSFISGVLQVALGAACVALLDLAAYGGYHGNIDFEFPWLGFGYLFKYLGIIGYVLVCLFFLAIPQLQFAKAKDKEAYYRGEAQE; this is translated from the coding sequence ATGGAGATTTTGAAAAACATTCTCAATTGGTTCTCGCAAAATATTTTGCAGAATCCAGCCTTCTTTGTCGGACTCTTAGTCCTTTTAGGATATGCTCTCTTGAAAAAGCCGGGGCATGAAGTATTTTCAGGTTTTGTGAAAGCAACCGTAGGGTATATGATTTTGAACGTAGCAGCAGGGGGCTTGGTGACAACCTTCCGGCCAATCCTTGCGGCTCTTAATTTCAAATTCAATATTGGTGCGGCCGTTATTGACCCTTACTTTGGCTTGGCGGCAGCTAATACTAAGATTCAAGAAATGTTTCCTGACTTTGTCAAAGCAGCAACAACAGCTTTATTGATTGGTTTCGGAGTGAACATCTTGCTTGTTGCTTTTCGTAAGATCACGAAGGTTCGGACCTTGTTTATCACTGGTCATATCATGGTGCAACAGGCAGCGACTATCTCGCTTATGGTGCTTTTCCTCATTCCTCAGTTGAGAAATGGGTATGGCATTACGGCAATCGGTGTCATCTGTGGTCTTTACTGGGCAGTCAGTTCAAATATGACGGTTGAAGCAACGCAACGCTTGACAGGTGGTGGAGGATTTGCTATCGGTCACCAACAACAATTTGCGATTTGGTTTGTGGATAAAGTTGCTGGAAAACTTGGTAATAAAGAAGAAAACTTGGATAACTTGAAATTGCCAAAATTCTTGTCTATCTTCCATGATACAGTTGTTGCCTCTGCAACTTTGATGCTCGTCTTCTTTGGTGCGATTCTCTTAGTCTTGGGTCCAGATGTCATGTCTAACAAGGAAGTTATTACCTCAGGTGCACCATTTAATCCAGCTAAACAAGATTTCTACATGTATATTATCCAAACAGCCTTTACCTTCTCTGTTTACCTCTTTATCTTGATGCAAGGGGTGCGGATGTTCGTAACAGAATTGACCAATGCCTTCCAAGGGATTTCAAGCAAACTCCTTCCAGGGTCATTCCCAGCAGTGGACGTTGCGGCTTCTTATGGATTTGGTTCTCCAAATGCGGTGTTGTCAGGGTTTGCTTTTGGTTTGATTGGACAACTTATCACGATTGTTCTCTTAATTGTCTTTAAAAATCCAGTTTTGATTATCACCGGTTTCGTCCCAGTATTCTTTGACAATGCGGCGATTGCGGTTTATGCAGATAAGCGAGGAGGCTGGAAAGCAGCAGTTATCCTATCCTTTATCTCAGGTGTGCTTCAAGTGGCTCTCGGTGCTGCCTGTGTTGCCCTACTTGATTTGGCAGCTTATGGCGGTTACCATGGTAATATCGACTTTGAATTCCCATGGCTAGGATTTGGCTATCTCTTCAAATATCTTGGTATTATTGGTTATGTCTTGGTATGTTTGTTCTTCCTTGCTATTCCACAACTCCAATTTGCTAAAGCAAAAGACAAAGAGGCTTACTATCGTGGGGAAGCTCAAGAATAA
- a CDS encoding L-ribulose-5-phosphate 3-epimerase produces MARPIGIYEKATPKHFSWLERLAFAKDLGFDFVEMSVDESDARLARLDWTKEERLELVQAIYQTGIRIPTICFSGHRRYPLGSNDPVLEAKSLETMKKCIELAQDLGVRVIQLAGYDVYYEEKSPETRERFLRNLRQACDWAEQAQVMLAIEIMDDPFINSIEKYLAIAKEVNSPYLFVYPDTGNLSAWHNDLYSEFVVGHKAIAALHLKDTYAVTETSKGQFRDVPFGQGCVDWENTFAVLKKTNYQGPFLIEMWSENCATVEETRAAIKEAQDFLYPLMEKAGLR; encoded by the coding sequence ATGGCTAGACCGATTGGAATTTATGAAAAGGCGACGCCTAAACACTTTAGTTGGCTAGAGCGCTTAGCGTTTGCAAAAGACCTCGGCTTTGATTTTGTAGAGATGTCAGTAGATGAAAGTGATGCCCGCTTGGCTCGTCTTGATTGGACCAAGGAGGAACGTTTGGAGCTTGTTCAGGCAATTTATCAAACAGGCATCCGCATTCCGACAATCTGCTTTTCAGGTCATCGTCGCTATCCGCTGGGGTCAAACGATCCTGTCCTTGAAGCCAAGTCACTTGAAACCATGAAAAAATGTATTGAATTAGCACAGGATTTGGGTGTACGGGTCATTCAACTGGCAGGCTATGATGTGTATTATGAAGAAAAATCACCAGAAACCCGTGAGCGGTTTTTGAGAAATTTACGTCAGGCTTGTGATTGGGCAGAACAGGCTCAGGTCATGCTAGCGATTGAAATCATGGATGATCCATTTATCAATAGTATTGAAAAATACTTGGCAATTGCAAAAGAAGTCAACTCCCCTTATCTTTTTGTCTATCCAGATACGGGAAATCTTTCTGCTTGGCATAATGACCTATATAGTGAATTTGTCGTTGGTCACAAAGCGATTGCGGCGCTTCATCTGAAGGATACTTATGCGGTGACTGAGACTTCTAAGGGGCAGTTTCGTGATGTGCCATTTGGTCAAGGCTGTGTTGATTGGGAAAACACCTTTGCTGTTTTAAAGAAAACCAATTACCAAGGGCCGTTTTTAATCGAAATGTGGTCTGAAAATTGTGCAACGGTGGAAGAAACGCGTGCAGCTATTAAAGAAGCACAAGATTTTCTTTACCCATTGATGGAGAAAGCGGGGTTACGTTAG
- a CDS encoding glucose-6-phosphate isomerase, whose product MAHIQFDYSKVLGQFVAPTEIDFLQSQVTALDADLRNGTGAGAEMLGWLDLPENYDKEEFARIKEAAAKIQSDSDVLVVIGIGGSYLGAKAAIDFLNTSFVNLQTKDERKAPQILYAGNSISSSYLADLVDYVADKDFSVNVISKSGTTTEPAIAFRVFKELLVNKYGQEEANKRIYATTDRERGAVKVEADANGWETFVVPDNVGGRFSVLTAVGLLPIAASGADITALMEGANAARKDYASDKIAENEAYQYAVVRNILYRKGYVTEILANYEPSLQYFSEWWKQLAGESEGKDQKGIYPTSANFSTDLHSLGQFIQEGYRNLFETVIRVDKPRKNILIPEMAEDLDGLGYLQGKDVDFVNKKATDGVLLAHTDGGVPNMFVTLPQQDAFTLGYTIYFFELAIALSGYLNGVNPFDQPGVEAYKKNMFALLGKPGFEELGAELNARL is encoded by the coding sequence ATGGCACATATCCAATTTGATTATTCAAAAGTTCTAGGACAATTCGTTGCTCCAACGGAAATCGACTTTTTACAAAGCCAAGTAACTGCACTTGATGCAGACTTGCGTAATGGTACTGGAGCAGGAGCTGAAATGCTTGGCTGGCTTGATTTACCAGAAAACTATGACAAGGAAGAATTTGCTCGTATTAAAGAAGCAGCTGCAAAAATCCAGTCAGATAGCGATGTTTTGGTTGTAATCGGAATCGGTGGTTCTTACCTCGGTGCAAAAGCTGCGATTGATTTCTTGAACACTTCTTTTGTCAACTTGCAAACAAAAGATGAGCGCAAAGCGCCACAAATCTTGTACGCAGGAAATTCAATTTCATCTAGCTACTTGGCTGATTTGGTAGACTATGTGGCAGATAAAGATTTCTCAGTGAATGTTATCTCAAAATCAGGTACGACGACTGAGCCAGCGATTGCCTTCCGTGTCTTCAAAGAATTGCTCGTGAACAAATACGGTCAAGAAGAAGCTAACAAACGGATTTATGCAACAACTGACCGTGAGCGTGGGGCAGTCAAAGTAGAAGCTGACGCAAATGGTTGGGAAACATTTGTTGTTCCAGATAATGTTGGCGGGCGTTTCTCTGTCTTAACAGCTGTAGGTTTGCTTCCAATTGCAGCTTCAGGAGCGGATATTACAGCTCTTATGGAAGGTGCAAATGCAGCTCGTAAGGACTACGCTTCTGATAAGATTGCAGAAAATGAAGCTTACCAATATGCAGTTGTGCGTAACATCCTTTACAGAAAAGGCTATGTGACTGAAATCTTGGCCAACTATGAACCTTCTCTTCAATACTTTAGCGAATGGTGGAAACAATTGGCTGGTGAATCAGAAGGGAAAGACCAAAAAGGGATTTATCCAACGTCAGCTAACTTCTCAACTGACTTGCACTCGCTGGGTCAATTTATCCAAGAAGGCTACCGTAATCTCTTTGAAACAGTGATTCGTGTTGACAAACCAAGAAAAAATATCTTGATTCCAGAAATGGCAGAAGATTTGGATGGTCTTGGCTACCTTCAAGGAAAAGATGTTGACTTTGTCAACAAAAAAGCAACAGACGGTGTTCTTCTTGCCCATACAGACGGTGGCGTGCCAAATATGTTTGTGACGCTTCCACAACAAGATGCGTTTACACTTGGCTACACAATCTACTTCTTTGAACTTGCGATTGCCCTTTCAGGTTACCTCAATGGTGTAAATCCATTTGACCAACCAGGGGTAGAAGCCTACAAGAAAAACATGTTTGCTCTTCTTGGTAAACCAGGCTTTGAAGAACTTGGAGCAGAATTGAACGCTCGATTATAA
- the tadA gene encoding tRNA adenosine(34) deaminase TadA — MDIKNSYSQEEKEYFMREALKEAERSLAKDEIPIGCVIVKDGAIIGRGHNAREERNQAILHAEIMAIQEANRQEKNWRLLDTTLFVTIEPCVMCSGAIGLARIPQVIYGAPNQKFGAAGSLYDILQDERLNHRVAVETGVLEDECAKMMQAFFRQGREKKKALKQLQQFQEYTVDHDKLMKKA; from the coding sequence ATGGACATCAAAAACAGCTATAGTCAAGAAGAAAAAGAGTATTTCATGCGGGAGGCTTTGAAAGAAGCAGAGCGTTCCTTAGCAAAAGACGAGATTCCGATTGGATGTGTCATTGTCAAAGACGGGGCCATTATCGGTAGAGGGCACAATGCGCGTGAGGAGCGAAATCAGGCAATCTTACATGCAGAGATTATGGCTATTCAAGAAGCCAATCGGCAAGAAAAAAATTGGCGTTTGCTCGATACAACACTCTTTGTGACCATTGAGCCCTGTGTCATGTGTAGTGGTGCGATTGGCCTCGCACGGATTCCGCAGGTCATCTATGGTGCGCCGAATCAGAAATTTGGTGCCGCAGGCAGCCTCTATGATATTTTGCAAGACGAGCGTCTGAATCATCGTGTTGCCGTCGAAACAGGTGTTTTAGAAGATGAGTGCGCTAAGATGATGCAGGCGTTTTTCCGTCAAGGACGTGAGAAAAAGAAAGCTCTTAAGCAGCTTCAGCAGTTTCAAGAATATACGGTCGATCACGACAAACTCATGAAGAAAGCATAG
- a CDS encoding MFS transporter translates to MFHTVNTIVSALQLSIVPIALEYQDELIDKSIDIQYLAGNVLDIISNFVASVLLGIVSYQFVLKLSVPIFISGLFFIYKLNLMKTPVETEEEDGAYLASLSDTFRGFFSAKKTSFVILCEAFLSGATDLLLTLLPLYLILIDVDIKWLGLVLAVQKGADFCGAMIAPYIKMLPTNFFCIDYILSGLCLLGVFILNAPLIKLSLYFIAFVIIGISGNFFEKLVIHSYKPESLAGISSMIRTSYALFGILFMALPLVYQNIVVMGIAFNILTVLFGVVLLFWKFTKDY, encoded by the coding sequence TTGTTTCATACGGTAAATACAATTGTCAGTGCGCTTCAGCTAAGTATCGTTCCGATTGCATTAGAATATCAGGATGAGTTGATTGACAAATCAATTGATATCCAGTATCTAGCTGGAAATGTTTTAGATATTATCTCGAATTTTGTTGCCTCTGTTTTACTAGGCATTGTTTCATACCAATTTGTGTTAAAATTGAGTGTTCCAATTTTTATTTCGGGACTATTTTTTATTTATAAACTAAATTTGATGAAAACACCTGTTGAGACAGAAGAAGAAGATGGTGCTTATCTCGCTTCTTTATCGGATACATTTAGAGGGTTTTTCTCCGCTAAAAAAACATCTTTTGTTATACTGTGTGAGGCTTTTCTAAGTGGAGCGACGGATCTTTTATTAACCTTGCTACCATTATATTTAATTTTAATTGATGTAGATATTAAATGGCTTGGCTTGGTTCTGGCAGTTCAAAAAGGAGCGGATTTTTGTGGAGCTATGATAGCTCCGTATATAAAAATGTTGCCGACAAATTTTTTCTGTATTGACTACATTCTATCCGGTTTATGTTTGCTGGGAGTTTTTATATTAAATGCTCCGCTGATAAAATTAAGCCTTTATTTTATTGCGTTTGTTATCATAGGTATTTCAGGAAACTTTTTTGAAAAATTGGTTATTCATTCTTATAAACCAGAGAGTTTAGCAGGGATTTCCAGCATGATACGGACGAGTTATGCCTTGTTTGGTATTCTATTTATGGCGCTTCCTTTAGTGTATCAAAACATTGTTGTTATGGGGATTGCGTTTAACATCTTGACAGTATTATTTGGTGTGGTTTTACTATTTTGGAAGTTCACGAAAGATTATTAG
- a CDS encoding PTS sugar transporter subunit IIA, with protein sequence MNLKKAFTENNSIRLGLTAENWEEAVRLAVEPLIESGAVKEEYYHAIIDSTKEYGPYYILMPGMAMPHARPEAGVMRDAFAFITLTKPVVFPDGKEVSVLLTLAATSSAIHTSVAIPQIIALFELENSIERLVSCQSEAEVLAMVEESKNSPYLEGLDLES encoded by the coding sequence ATGAATTTGAAAAAAGCCTTTACAGAAAATAATTCTATCCGTCTAGGCTTGACAGCAGAAAATTGGGAAGAAGCAGTGCGCTTGGCTGTTGAACCATTGATTGAAAGTGGAGCAGTTAAAGAGGAATATTACCACGCAATCATTGATTCGACAAAGGAATACGGTCCTTACTATATCTTGATGCCAGGCATGGCGATGCCCCATGCACGTCCAGAAGCAGGTGTGATGCGTGATGCGTTTGCCTTTATCACCTTGACAAAGCCAGTCGTTTTTCCAGATGGAAAAGAAGTGAGTGTGCTGTTGACACTTGCTGCGACAAGCTCTGCGATTCATACTTCTGTTGCTATTCCGCAAATTATTGCTCTCTTTGAGTTAGAAAATTCAATCGAGCGTTTGGTTTCTTGCCAGTCAGAAGCAGAAGTTCTTGCAATGGTGGAAGAGTCCAAGAATAGCCCATATCTTGAAGGACTTGACCTTGAATCATGA
- a CDS encoding L-ribulose-5-phosphate 4-epimerase produces the protein MPKSLEEMRQRVYEANIALPKHGLVKFTWGNVSEVCRELERIVIKPSGVDYDKLSPENMVVTDLDGNVVEGTLNPSSDLATHVALYKAWPEIGAVVHTHSTEAVGWAQAGRDIPFYGTTHADYFYGPIPCARSLTADEVNTAYEKETGSVIIETFATRGIDPVAVPGIVVRNHGPFTWGKDPAQAVYHSVVLEEVAKMDRFTEQINPRVEAAPAYIMDKHYLRKHGPNAYYGQKGATH, from the coding sequence ATGCCAAAATCATTAGAAGAAATGCGTCAGCGAGTTTATGAAGCAAATATTGCTCTACCTAAGCATGGTTTGGTTAAGTTTACGTGGGGAAATGTTTCAGAGGTCTGTCGTGAATTGGAACGGATTGTCATTAAACCATCGGGTGTGGATTATGACAAGTTAAGTCCTGAGAATATGGTAGTGACAGATCTGGACGGAAATGTTGTTGAGGGTACTCTCAACCCTTCTTCTGACCTTGCAACCCATGTAGCCCTCTATAAGGCTTGGCCTGAAATCGGTGCGGTTGTCCACACTCATTCGACAGAGGCAGTTGGTTGGGCGCAGGCTGGCCGTGATATTCCTTTTTATGGGACAACGCATGCGGATTATTTTTATGGTCCTATTCCTTGCGCTCGCTCATTGACTGCTGATGAAGTAAATACAGCATATGAGAAAGAGACTGGAAGTGTCATCATTGAAACCTTTGCGACACGCGGCATTGATCCGGTAGCCGTACCTGGGATTGTTGTGCGCAATCATGGTCCTTTTACGTGGGGAAAAGATCCAGCGCAGGCTGTTTACCATTCGGTCGTATTAGAAGAAGTGGCAAAAATGGATCGTTTCACAGAGCAGATTAATCCTCGTGTGGAAGCAGCTCCTGCTTATATTATGGATAAACATTATCTCAGAAAGCATGGTCCAAATGCCTATTATGGTCAAAAGGGAGCAACGCATTAA
- a CDS encoding PTS sugar transporter subunit IIB, translating into MVKVLTACGNGMGSSMVIKMKVENALRNLGQSDFTVNSCSVGEAKGLAAGYDIVIASVHLINELEGRTKGKLVGLDNLMDDNEIKTKLQEVL; encoded by the coding sequence ATGGTGAAAGTACTAACAGCCTGTGGAAATGGCATGGGTTCATCTATGGTAATTAAGATGAAAGTAGAAAATGCTCTGCGTAATCTTGGTCAAAGTGATTTTACGGTCAATTCATGTAGTGTTGGCGAAGCAAAAGGTCTTGCAGCTGGTTATGACATTGTGATTGCCTCAGTTCATTTGATTAATGAATTGGAAGGGCGCACTAAAGGAAAATTAGTGGGACTAGACAATCTCATGGATGATAATGAGATTAAAACAAAATTACAGGAAGTTCTATAA
- a CDS encoding helix-turn-helix domain-containing protein, protein MIEKKELGEFYRELRIARGVKQKEVARGSLTASQLSKFELGQSMLSVDRLLLAIEGINMTFSEFAYRLNNYHESEHIELAERISTAHIKQDGQELARLLRELRVKEESSRYNRLNSIVVKNALYSLDKQCVLSQKDKDFVTEYLYSIESWTWFELYIFFNTMPLLNDQDLIFLGIELLEKAEAFQMLLHNKLYLKQGLLNLIAEVIERKKYEYILLFKTALEKMLEPYDVFERMILKFLLYVETFLQTDGRNKKEIEQFIQSLEDIGEESLVALLRFKLDYYQMLI, encoded by the coding sequence GTGATTGAAAAAAAGGAATTGGGAGAATTTTACCGCGAATTACGTATTGCCCGTGGTGTCAAGCAAAAAGAAGTTGCAAGAGGTTCCTTGACGGCTTCGCAATTGTCCAAGTTTGAACTAGGGCAATCCATGTTGTCTGTTGACCGTCTCTTGTTGGCGATTGAAGGGATAAACATGACCTTTTCGGAGTTTGCCTATCGATTGAACAATTATCATGAATCGGAACATATAGAATTGGCAGAAAGAATCTCTACAGCACATATCAAGCAAGATGGACAGGAGTTAGCAAGATTATTACGAGAGCTACGGGTGAAGGAGGAATCTTCTCGCTACAATCGTTTAAATAGTATTGTGGTTAAGAATGCCTTATACTCTCTTGATAAGCAATGCGTACTATCGCAAAAGGATAAGGATTTTGTCACGGAGTATTTATATTCAATCGAGTCTTGGACTTGGTTTGAGTTATATATTTTTTTTAATACGATGCCGTTGTTGAACGACCAAGATTTGATATTTCTTGGTATAGAACTGTTGGAAAAAGCAGAGGCTTTTCAAATGTTGTTACATAATAAACTATACTTGAAACAAGGGTTGTTAAATTTGATAGCAGAGGTCATTGAACGAAAAAAATATGAGTATATTTTGCTTTTTAAAACGGCATTAGAAAAAATGTTAGAGCCGTATGATGTATTTGAGAGAATGATTTTAAAGTTCCTTCTGTATGTTGAAACGTTTTTGCAGACTGATGGCAGGAATAAAAAAGAGATTGAACAGTTTATTCAATCTCTTGAAGATATCGGAGAAGAGTCGCTAGTAGCCCTGTTACGCTTCAAGTTGGATTATTATCAAATGTTGATATAG
- a CDS encoding 3-keto-L-gulonate-6-phosphate decarboxylase UlaD, translated as MTKHIPNLQVALDHSDLQGAIKAAVSVGHEVDVIEAGTVCLLQVGSELVEVLRSLFPDKIIVADTKCADAGGTVAKNNAVRGADWMTCICSATIPTMKAALKAIQEVRGDKGEIQVELYGDWTYDQAQMWLDAGISQAIYHQSRDALLAGETWGEKDLTKVKKLIDMGFRVSVTGGLDVDTLKLFEGVDVFTFIAGRGITEAENPAAAARAFKDEIRRIWG; from the coding sequence ATGACAAAACATATTCCAAATTTACAAGTTGCTCTAGATCATTCAGATTTGCAGGGGGCGATTAAGGCAGCCGTGTCTGTTGGCCATGAGGTAGATGTGATTGAGGCAGGGACAGTTTGTTTACTACAAGTCGGTAGTGAACTGGTTGAAGTGCTTCGGAGCCTTTTTCCTGATAAAATCATCGTGGCAGATACCAAATGTGCAGATGCAGGTGGTACCGTTGCCAAAAACAATGCCGTACGCGGTGCAGATTGGATGACTTGTATTTGCTCAGCGACCATTCCAACCATGAAAGCAGCCTTGAAAGCCATTCAAGAAGTTCGTGGTGATAAAGGTGAAATCCAAGTGGAACTGTATGGTGATTGGACCTATGATCAGGCTCAAATGTGGCTTGATGCTGGGATTTCTCAAGCTATTTACCACCAATCGCGTGATGCCCTTCTTGCAGGGGAAACATGGGGTGAAAAGGATTTGACCAAGGTGAAAAAATTGATTGATATGGGCTTTCGTGTGTCCGTCACAGGAGGACTTGACGTTGATACCTTGAAACTTTTTGAGGGAGTGGATGTCTTTACCTTTATCGCCGGTCGAGGGATTACAGAGGCAGAGAATCCAGCCGCTGCAGCACGTGCCTTTAAAGATGAAATCCGCCGTATTTGGGGGTAG